From Dehalococcoidia bacterium, a single genomic window includes:
- a CDS encoding acyl-CoA dehydrogenase family protein has product MMMADRNGDGPATQRFVDALRGRGSLPLHWPKEDGGQGQSSFERVVRAGASAYIVGSVGVNLAAPALMHIGSGQQKRDILPKIAGGEMATEPKAGSDLASLKTTALRDGGEDLVSGAQVFITLDMNSPGVAIRLFPLIDGGRHGVSSLDNVGILRANLIGKENRRGYHAAVTLDFERAAAGAVTRGEGDVKRLIACARAIERKGRRRSDDLETRRGLRTAYRDARITRALALRVLGSQANGQVARAETAALSLRSQLAETKSLIYGMYRLLSFPARPAPLRMAMASTARGAWQDAAPPVRLKFKRTSSPNAVLGCRVRRERGAR; this is encoded by the coding sequence ATGATGATGGCCGACCGGAATGGCGACGGCCCAGCGACGCAGCGGTTCGTTGACGCCCTGCGCGGGCGCGGCTCCTTGCCCCTGCACTGGCCGAAGGAGGATGGAGGGCAGGGGCAGTCGAGCTTCGAGCGGGTAGTCCGTGCCGGCGCCAGCGCCTACATTGTCGGCTCGGTTGGGGTGAACCTCGCCGCTCCCGCGCTGATGCATATCGGCTCCGGGCAGCAGAAGCGCGACATTCTGCCCAAGATCGCCGGTGGCGAGATGGCCACCGAGCCCAAGGCCGGCTCCGACCTTGCCTCGCTCAAGACGACAGCGCTGCGCGATGGCGGCGAGGACCTCGTCAGCGGCGCGCAGGTATTCATCACTCTCGACATGAACAGCCCCGGCGTCGCAATCCGGCTGTTCCCCCTGATCGACGGCGGACGTCACGGGGTCAGCTCCCTCGACAACGTCGGCATCCTGCGCGCCAACCTGATTGGCAAAGAGAACCGCCGGGGATACCATGCGGCCGTCACGCTCGATTTCGAGCGCGCCGCCGCCGGCGCGGTGACGCGCGGCGAGGGAGACGTCAAGCGCCTGATCGCCTGCGCCCGCGCGATCGAGCGGAAGGGACGGCGTCGCTCGGATGACCTGGAGACCCGACGGGGGCTGCGTACAGCGTATCGCGACGCCCGAATTACCCGGGCGCTCGCCCTGCGCGTGCTCGGCAGTCAGGCGAACGGCCAGGTCGCTCGTGCCGAGACCGCAGCGCTGTCGCTCCGCAGCCAGCTCGCTGAGACCAAATCGCTGATTTACGGGATGTACAGGCTGCTCTCTTTCCCGGCTCGCCCTGCGCCGTTGAGGATGGCGATGGCGTCCACCGCTCGTGGCGCTTGGCAGGACGCCGCGCCGCCAGTACGATTGAAATTCAAAAGAACATCATCGCCCAACGCGGTCTTGGGATGCCGCGTTCGGCGCGAACGAGGAGCGCGATGA
- a CDS encoding class I SAM-dependent methyltransferase, which translates to MTTEAPLDLADRREARARAFEMVGSTPQGAPEYRPNMTLGIWISKYFPGLAKLRKRIVWSLGEKLDGPFDATDLMPPGATEPAKYPAYYFMKPVHTYPKPGALDPAFGPFVAEFNAKSPFYFGKPETTRYWLQRAYPDFSRGRVLDIGCGVGPITFVMAELWPEAEVIGIDLSPSCIRWARREAERRGLKNVFFYHLDGGDMRPFGDATFDVVNEGYVLHEVPTYHGRAICREMIRVAKPGATLTWFDWPPAETPGDLVRRELAVKRDSEPFMLQYLDLKLEQYLVELGLENVERLVRVGQAMIVRARKPAAA; encoded by the coding sequence ATGACGACCGAAGCCCCGCTCGATCTTGCCGACCGCCGCGAGGCGCGCGCCCGTGCCTTCGAAATGGTCGGCAGCACCCCCCAAGGCGCGCCGGAGTATCGCCCCAATATGACCTTGGGGATCTGGATCTCGAAATACTTCCCCGGCCTCGCCAAGCTCCGCAAGCGGATTGTCTGGTCGCTCGGCGAGAAGCTCGATGGGCCCTTCGACGCAACCGACCTGATGCCGCCCGGTGCGACCGAGCCGGCGAAATACCCTGCCTATTACTTTATGAAGCCGGTTCACACCTATCCGAAGCCGGGCGCGCTGGACCCCGCGTTTGGTCCCTTTGTCGCCGAGTTCAACGCGAAGTCGCCGTTCTACTTCGGCAAGCCGGAGACGACCCGCTACTGGCTCCAGCGCGCCTATCCGGACTTCTCGCGCGGGCGCGTGCTCGATATTGGCTGCGGCGTCGGCCCGATCACCTTCGTGATGGCAGAGCTGTGGCCGGAAGCAGAAGTGATCGGCATCGACCTCTCTCCCTCCTGCATTCGCTGGGCGCGGCGAGAAGCGGAGCGGCGCGGCCTCAAGAACGTTTTCTTCTACCACCTCGACGGGGGCGACATGCGTCCGTTTGGGGATGCGACCTTTGACGTCGTCAACGAGGGCTATGTCCTCCACGAAGTGCCGACCTATCACGGCCGCGCTATCTGCCGCGAGATGATCCGGGTTGCCAAGCCGGGTGCCACCTTGACGTGGTTCGACTGGCCGCCCGCCGAAACGCCCGGCGACCTCGTGCGCCGCGAGCTTGCGGTTAAGCGCGACTCGGAGCCGTTTATGCTCCAATATCTCGACCTGAAGCTTGAGCAGTATTTGGTGGAGCTCGGCCTCGAGAATGTCGAGCGGCTGGTTCGCGTCGGTCAAGCGATGATCGTCCGCGCCCGGAAGCCGGCCGCCGCCTAA
- a CDS encoding AtpZ/AtpI family protein, with the protein MNKRYAPLQLLGIGWYIAVAVGLGIGGGIWLDGIAGTAPLFTLVGILLGVTVALVGAFRMMLQATAPRRDLADHDS; encoded by the coding sequence GTGAACAAGCGCTACGCTCCGCTGCAGCTTCTCGGCATCGGCTGGTATATCGCCGTTGCTGTCGGGCTCGGGATTGGCGGCGGTATTTGGCTGGACGGTATCGCGGGGACAGCGCCGCTGTTCACGTTGGTCGGCATCCTGCTCGGAGTGACGGTTGCCCTCGTGGGTGCTTTTCGGATGATGCTCCAAGCGACCGCGCCGCGCCGCGACCTCGCGGACCATGACTCCTAA